A segment of the Acidimicrobiales bacterium genome:
TCACGTCGACGATCGTGCGGGGGTCGGCCTGCGGGCCACCCAGCGCCGCGGGGACGCACATGCGGAACAGCCCGGCGGCGGCGACCGCCTCCACCACGTCGGGGGGGAGCCGGCGGAGGGTCTCGCCCGCCTCGGCCCGCTCCTCGACGAGGGCCCCCAGGCCGCGAGCCGCGTCGAGCAAGCCGTCGTGCACCGGCCGTACGCTACCCCCGGCGCCCGGGCCCTCGCCCGTTCCGCGCCAGCGCGACCACCCCTGCGGTGGTCAGGCGGACGCAGATGCCCGGCGCGTCTCTGCCCAGGACCTCCCGGCCTCGACATCGACGTCGTGCGGCAGGCCCAGCACCCGCTCCCCGAGGATGTTGCGCTGCACCTCGCCGGTGCCCCCGCCGATGGTGAGCGCCCGGGCGAAGAGGTACCCGTGGTGCCAGGGGCCGACGTCGCGCCCGAACGGGCCGACATCGGTGAGCAGGGCGCTGGTCCCCGCGAGGTCCTTGGCCAGCTCCATGATGCGCTGGCCGTGCTCGTCGGCGAGCACCTTGCGGATCGACGCCTCGGGTCCGGGCGGGCGGCCCGCGATCTGGGCGGACAGCGTGCGCAGGCGGATGAGGTCGAGCACCCGCGCCTCGATGTGCAGGGCGGCCAGGCGCTGGCGCATCGCCGGGTCGCGCACCCCGCCGGCGGCGCGCACCACGTCGAGCAGATCGCCGGCCGAGGGGCCCAGGCCCCAGAGCGCGCCGCCCGACGACAGCGACACCCGCTCGTTCCCGAGGGTCACCTTGGCCAGCCGCCAGCCGTCGTGCTCATCGCCCACCAGGTGCTCGGCGGGCAGCCGCACATCGGTGAAGAACACCTCGTTGAACAGCGCGGCGCCGGTCATCTCCCGGATGGGCCGGATCTCGATCCCGGGCAGGTCCATCGGGCAGACGAAGTAGGAGACGCCACGGTGCTTCGGAGCGTCGGGATCGGTGCGGGCGATCAGGATCCCGAACTGTGACTGCATCGCGCCCGAGGTCCAGATCTTCTGGCCGTTCACCACGTACACGTCGCCGTCTCGCACTGCCCGGGTGCCCAGGCTGGCCAGGTCGGATCCCGAGCCCGGCTCGGAGAACAGCTGGCACCAGATCTCCTCGCCCGCGAGGAGGGGGAGCAGGTACCGCTGCTTCTGGGCCTCGGTGCCGGCGTGCAGGATCGTGGGGCCGGCCCACCCGATCCCGATCTGGTTCTGCGGTCGCGACACACCAGCGCGCGCGAGCTCCTGGTCGATCAGCAGCTGGTGGACCGGATCGGCGGCGAGGCCGTAGGGCCGGGGCCAGTGCGGGACCACGTAGCCGGCCTCGGCCAATTGGCGGCCGGTCGGTCGGGGATGCTCCGCCAGCCAGGCGCGCACGGCCTGTCGGCGCGGATCGTCGTCGCCGGGTAGGTCGAAGTCCACGGCGGTAGTCCACCACGCCCCGGCACCCGACGCAGCACGCGGACCCGATGCGCACGGCGGTGGACGAGCCGGCGCCGCCTACGATCACCGCCTGCCCCCGCGACCCTGGAGCGCCGCCATGCCCGGATGGAACCTCGCCGACGTCTGGGAGACCATCGCCGACCGCCTGCCCGATGCCACCGCCCAGGTGCAGGGCCCGCGCCGCTTCACCTGGGCCGAGCTCGACCGCCGGGCCGACGGCATCGCCGCCGCCCTCCTCGCCGCCGGCGCGCAGCACCAGGACAAGGTGGCCCAGTACCTGTACAACGGGCCCGAGTACATCGAGTCGATGTTCGGGTGCTTCAAGGCCGGGCTCGTCCCCGTGAACACCAACTACCGCTACATGGACGACGAGCTCGCCTACCTGTGGGACAACGCCGACACCGTCGCCGTGGTGTTCCACGGCGCCTTCGCCGGCACGATCGAGCGCGTGCGCGGCCGGGTGCCCCGGGTGCGCTCCTGGCTGTGGGTCGACGACGGCTCCGGCCCCTGCCCCGACTGGGCCACCTCCTACGAGGAGGCCGCCACCACGGCGACCGACGGCCCGGTGCGGGGGCCGTGGGGGCGCGACGGCGACGACCTCATGCTCCTGTACACGGGCGGCACCACCGGGATGCCGAAGGGCGTCATGTGGCGCCAGGACGACATGGCCGTCGTGCTCGACGGCGACACCCGCAACCCGCTGCCGGCCGAGCCCGACCTGGCCGCGGTGGCGGCGAGAACGGTGAAGCCCGGGCCGGTCGGCCTCCCCGCGTGCCCCCTCATGCACGGCACGGGCCTGTTCAACAGCTTCACGATGCTGCTCCAGGGCGGCTCGGTCGTCACGCTCACCGAGCGCCACCTCGACATCGTCGAGCTGCTCGACACGGTCGAGCGGGAGCGGGTGAAAGGCCTGATCATCGTCGGCGACGCCTTCGCCAAGCCCATCGTCCGGGCCCTCGACACCGAACCCGCCCGCTGGGACGTCTCGAGCCTCCGGGTGGTGTTCTCGTCGGGGGTGATGTGGAGCGAGCAGGCCAAGCAGGGGCTCCTGCGGCACAACCCGCGCCTCCTGCTCGTCGACGCCCTCGGCTCGTCGGAGGCCATCGGCATGGCGTCGTCGGTGTCGTCGGCCGACGCCGGCGCCAGCGCCACCGCCCAGTTCCGCCTGGGCCCGAACACCAAGGTGATCACCGAGGACGGGCGGGAGGTGGCGCCCGGCTCGGGCGAGCTCGGGCGGGTTGCCCTCCGGGGGCGGACGCCCATCGGGTACTACAAGGACCCCGAGAAGTCCGCGGCCACGTTCCAGGTGATCGACGGCCAGCGCTGGTCGATCCCCGGCGACTTCGCCATGGTCGAGGCCGACGGCACCCTCAGGCTGCTGGGCCGGGGCTCGGTCTGCATCAACACCGGCGGCGAGAAGGTCTATCCGGAGGAGGTGGAGGAGGCGCTCAAGCAGCACCCCGCGATCCACGACGCGGTGGCCGTCGGCGTCCCCGACGAGCGCTTCGGCGAGACCGTCAACGCCGTGGTCGAGCTGGAGCCCGGTGCCGACCTCGACGAGGCCGAGGTGATCGCCCACGTGAAGGCCCACCTGGCCCACTACAAGGCCCCCCGGCGCCTGCTCCCCGTGGACGCCATCGGGCGGGCCGCCAACGGCAAGGTCGACTACAAGCGCCTGAAGGCCTACGCGGCCGAGCAGGTCGCACGTCCGAGCCGGTAGCATCGCGCGAGTTTCGATTCAGGAATCGAGGGGGGCACTGATGGCCGGATGGAACTTCGCCGACGTGTGGGAGACGGTCACCGACGTCCTTCCCGACGCCGAGGCCCAGGTGCAGGGCGACCGGCGCACCACGTGGGCGGCGTTCGACCGCCGCGCCGACGGCCTGGCCCAGCTGCTCCTCGACGGCGGCGCCCGGCACCAGGACAAGGTGGCCCAGTACCTGTACAACTGCCCGGAGTACCTCGAGAGCGTCTTCGCCCTGTTCAAGGCCGGGCTCGTCCCGGTGAACACGAACTACCGCTACACCGACGACGAGCTGGCCTACCTGTGGGACAACGCCGACGCCATCGGCGTCGTCTTCCACGGCACCTTCGCCCCGACCATCGAGCGCATCCGCCCCCGCGTCCCCACGGTGCGCCACTGGTTCTGGGTCGACGACGGCTCGGGGCCCTGCCCCGAGTGGGCGACCCCCTACGAGGAGGCCGTGGCCACGCCGAACCCCGGACGGGTGCAGGGCCCGTGGGGCCGCTCCGGCACCGACCTGTTCTTCATCTACACCGGCGGCACCACGGGCATGCCCAAGGGCGTGATGTGGGAGCAGGACACGCTGGCCCGCATCCTGTTCGACGCCGGCAAGCTGGTGGCCCCGCCGCCCGCCGACCTGGCCGAGCTGCGAGCCCGGCTCGAGGCCAACGGCGCCGGGATGGCCGCCCTGCCGGCCGCACCGCTGATGCACGGCACCGGGTGCCTCGTGTCGTTGAGCGCGCTCAACGGGGGCGGGCGGATCGTGCTCACCGAGAGCCGCCACCTCGACGCCGCCGAGCTGCTCGACCGGATCGAGCAGGAGAAGGTGAACATGCTCATCATCGTCGGTGACGTGTTCGCCCGGCCGATCCTCGCGGAGCTCGACCGCTCACCCGGCACCCGGGACCTCTCGAGCCTCTTCGCCGTGGCGTCCTCCGGCGTGATGTGGAGCGAGCCGGTCAAGCAGGGCCTGCTGAAGCACCACCCCGGCATGCTGCTCATCGACGCCCTCGGCTCGTCGGAGGCGGTCGGGATGGGCACCAACATCTCCGCCGGCGACAACGCGGCCGCCACCGCCAGGTTCAGCCTCGGCGACAGCGCGGTGGTGATCACCGACGACGGCCGGCTCGTCCAGCCCGGCTCGGGCGAGCTCGGCCGGGTGGGCATCCGGGGCCTCACGCCCGTCGGGTACTACAAGGACCCCGACAAGTCGGCCGCCACGTTCCCCGTCATCGACGGGGTCCGCTACTCCCTGCCCGGCGACTGGGCCACGGTCGAGGCCGACGGCACGATCACCCTCCTCGGCCGGGGATCGGTGTGCATCAACACCGGCGGCGAGAAGGTCTTCCCCGAGGAGGTGGAGGAGGTCCTGAAGCACCATCCCGCGGTGCTCGACGCGGTGGCGGTCGGCATGCCCGACGAGCGCTGGGGCGAGACGGTGAACGCCGTCGTCGAGCTGCGCGACGGCGCGGCGTTCGACGAGGGCGACCTGATCGACCACGTGAAGGGGCACCTGGCCCACTTCAAGGCGCCCAAGCGGGTGTTCACCATCACCACCATCGGACGGGGCCCCAACGGCAAGGTCGACTACAAGCGCATGCGGGCCTACGCCAGCGACCAGGTGGGCACCACCGCCTGACCCGCTCGGGCCCGGCACCGGGGGATCGAACCGCCGCCTCCCTGCGTGGCGGCACGACGGGCCTCTGTCAGCCCCGCTTCACCCGGCCCCGCAGGGCGACGAGGGCCAGCGGGATGCTCACCAGCCCCACCACCAGCACGGCCAGGCCACCGGCCAGCAGGTCTGCCGCCACCCAGCCGTCGAAGATCAGCGACCGCAGCCCCCCGAGCAGGTACGTCACCGGGTTGACGGTGGCGATGGCCGCGAGCCAGCCGGTGAGCGCCTCCTTGGGCACGAAGGTGGTGGTCAGGAAGGCGAACGGGAAGAACAGGATGAAGCTGGCGTTCACCGCCGCCGGGTTGCCGGTCTTCAGGGCGATGGCGTACGGGAAGCCGGTGAACACCACGCCCCACAGCCCGGCGATCAGGACGAACACGAGGATCCCGAGCGGGCCGGCGGCGAACGACACGCCCAGCAGCAGCCCGAGGATCACCACCGGGATCGACAGGGCGACCACCAGCGCGAAGTCGGCGACCATCAGCCCGAGCAGCAGCGTGAGGCGGTGGATCGGCGTCATGAGCAGGCGGTCGAAGTAGCCGGTCTGGATGTCGGTGACCAGCGCCGAGGCCCGGGACACGCCGGTGACCGCGAAGATGATCGCCACCGGCAGCTGGAAAGCCTTGTAGTCGAAGCCGGGGTCGACCGACTCGGTGATGCTCTGCAGGGAGCCGACGTTCACCACGAAGAAGAACAGCGGCACCACCAGCGCGGGGATCACCGACTCGGGCTCGCGGGGGATCGCCCGCAGCGCCCGACCGGCCACCGCCAGCAGATCGGACACGAACCCGGCCTTGCGGGCTCGCACGGCCGCTCGTCCGGCCGGGGCGGCAGCAGCGGCCGTCGCCGACGCCTCGGCCATCACACCACCTCCTGCTCGCGGAGGTGATCACCGGTGAGCTCGAGGAAGACGTCGTCGAGGGTGGGCCGGCGGAGCGACACGTTGCGCACCGCCACCCCGCACTGGTGGAGGGCCACGACCACCGGGCTGAGCGAGGCGTCGCCGTCCGTCACCGAGATGCTCACCTCGCTGCCGTGGGCCTCGACCCGCTCGACCCCGTCCAGTCCGCCCACCGACGTGCACACGGCGGCCGCGTCGCCGTCGACCTCGACCACGATCAGGTCGGACCCGATGCTGCGCTTGAGGTCGTCGGGCGCGCCCTCGGCCGCGATGCGGCCGTCGCTGATGATCCCGACCCGATGGGCGAGCGCGTCGGCCTCCTCGAGGTACTGGGTCGTCAGGAAGATGGTCATGCCCTGGTCCTCGTTCAGCCGCCTGACCTCGTCCCACACCCGCAGCCGGCTCATCGGGTCGAGACCGGTGGTCGGCTCGTCGAGGAACAGCACCTCGGGGTCGTGCACGAGCGCGGCCGCCAGGTCGAGCCGGCGGCGCATGCCCCCCGAGTAGGTGCTGACCTGCTGGTCGAGGGCATCGCCCAGGTCGGTCAGCTCGGCCAGGTCGACCAGGCGACGGTCGACGTCGCGCCGCGACAGGCCGTAGAGCCGCCCCTGGAGGCGCAGCTGCTCGATGCCGGTCTGCTTCGGGTCGAGCGACGCCTCCTGGAGGGCCACGCCGATGCGCAGGCGCACGTCGTCGGGGCGGGTGGCGACGTCGAAGCCGGCCACCCGGGCCCGGCCCCCGGACGGGAGCAGCAGGGTGCACAGCATCTTCACCGTGGTGCTCTTGCCGGCACCGTTGGGTCCGAGGAAGCCGTAGATCTCGCCCGGAGGCACCTCGAGATCGATGCCGTCCACGGCCACCTTGTCGCCGAAGCGCCGCTCGAGCCCCTCGGCCACGATCGAAGCGTCGGGCATGCGGCGACGCTATCGGCGGTTGCCCAGGGTGCCACCGACGTCGCCGAGGAGCCCGCCATGCCCCGCTGGACCGAGCAGGACGTACCCCCCCAGGACGGACGGATCGTCGTCGTCACCGGCGCCAACAGCGGCCTCGGGTTCCACACGGCCCGCGTCCTGGCTGCCCGCGGCGCCCACGTGGTGCTGGCCAGCCGGTCGGCCGACAAGGCGGCCGACGCCATGGCGCTGATCCGCGTCGACACGCCCGGCGCCGACCTCGACGTGCTCCCGCTCGACCTCGCCGACCTGGCCTCGGTGCGAGCGTTCGCCCAGCGCTTCGCCGACGCCCACGACCGCCTCGACGTGCTGGTGAACAACGCCGGCGTGATGGCCACGCCGTACCGCCGAACGGCCGACGGCTTCGAGCTGCAGCTCGGCACCAACCACCTCGGCCACTTCGCCCTCACGGGTCTGCTCCTGCCGTCGCTGCTCGCCGCGCCGGCGCCTCGGGTGGTGACGGTGAGCAGCGGTGCGCACCAGATGGGCCGCATCGACTTCGACGACCTCCAGGGCGAGCGCCGCTACCGCACGTGGCCCGCCTACGGCCAGAGCAAGCTCGCCAACCTGCTGTTCGCCTACGAGCTCGCCCGGCGGGTCGGCGCCGCCGGCCTCCCCCTGGTGTCGGCGGCCGCCCACCCCGGCTACTCCGCCACCAACCTGCAGGCCGTCGGACCCCGCATGTCGGGGGCAGGGCTCACGGAGCGCCTCGCCGCCATCGGCAACCGGCTCCTGGCCCAGGACGCCGCCCGGGGCGCGCTCCCCCAGCTGTACGCAGCGACCATGCCCGACGTGCGGAGCGGCGACTACTACGGGCCCGACGGGCTGCTCGAGATGAGGGGCTGGCCCGAGCAGGTGTCATCGAGCGCCCGCTCGAAGGACGAGGCCGTCGCCCGCCGCCTCTGGCACGTGTCGGAGGAGCTCACCGGCGTCCGCTACGACGCCCTCGACGCGTCGTCCTGAGCCCGCGCCGGGGCGCGGCGCGCCCGCCGGTTTCCGGACAGCAGGGCCCCTGCCGTACGCTCGACCGCTGGTCCGAGGCGGCCCGCAACGGAGCGGGCGCCCCCCAACGGAGGACGGGACATGGCTGATCTCGGGTACGACGGCAAGGTCGCGATCATCACGGGTGCCGGCGGCGGCCTCGGCCGCCAGCATGCGCTGGCGCTGGCCGCCCGGGGCGCCCAGGTCGTGGTGAACGACCTCGGCGGCTCGGTGTCGGGCGAGGGCGGCTCGACCGGTCCGGCCGCCACCGTGGTGAAGGAGATCGAGGACCTCGGCGGGGTCGCCGTCCCCGACACCAACAGCGTCGCCACGCCCGAGGGGGGCGAGGCGCTGGTCAACACCGCCCTCGAGGCCTTCGGCCGC
Coding sequences within it:
- a CDS encoding ATP-binding cassette domain-containing protein, yielding MPDASIVAEGLERRFGDKVAVDGIDLEVPPGEIYGFLGPNGAGKSTTVKMLCTLLLPSGGRARVAGFDVATRPDDVRLRIGVALQEASLDPKQTGIEQLRLQGRLYGLSRRDVDRRLVDLAELTDLGDALDQQVSTYSGGMRRRLDLAAALVHDPEVLFLDEPTTGLDPMSRLRVWDEVRRLNEDQGMTIFLTTQYLEEADALAHRVGIISDGRIAAEGAPDDLKRSIGSDLIVVEVDGDAAAVCTSVGGLDGVERVEAHGSEVSISVTDGDASLSPVVVALHQCGVAVRNVSLRRPTLDDVFLELTGDHLREQEVV
- a CDS encoding SDR family oxidoreductase, with protein sequence MPRWTEQDVPPQDGRIVVVTGANSGLGFHTARVLAARGAHVVLASRSADKAADAMALIRVDTPGADLDVLPLDLADLASVRAFAQRFADAHDRLDVLVNNAGVMATPYRRTADGFELQLGTNHLGHFALTGLLLPSLLAAPAPRVVTVSSGAHQMGRIDFDDLQGERRYRTWPAYGQSKLANLLFAYELARRVGAAGLPLVSAAAHPGYSATNLQAVGPRMSGAGLTERLAAIGNRLLAQDAARGALPQLYAATMPDVRSGDYYGPDGLLEMRGWPEQVSSSARSKDEAVARRLWHVSEELTGVRYDALDASS
- a CDS encoding ABC transporter permease yields the protein MAEASATAAAAAPAGRAAVRARKAGFVSDLLAVAGRALRAIPREPESVIPALVVPLFFFVVNVGSLQSITESVDPGFDYKAFQLPVAIIFAVTGVSRASALVTDIQTGYFDRLLMTPIHRLTLLLGLMVADFALVVALSIPVVILGLLLGVSFAAGPLGILVFVLIAGLWGVVFTGFPYAIALKTGNPAAVNASFILFFPFAFLTTTFVPKEALTGWLAAIATVNPVTYLLGGLRSLIFDGWVAADLLAGGLAVLVVGLVSIPLALVALRGRVKRG
- a CDS encoding acyl-CoA dehydrogenase family protein, which produces MDFDLPGDDDPRRQAVRAWLAEHPRPTGRQLAEAGYVVPHWPRPYGLAADPVHQLLIDQELARAGVSRPQNQIGIGWAGPTILHAGTEAQKQRYLLPLLAGEEIWCQLFSEPGSGSDLASLGTRAVRDGDVYVVNGQKIWTSGAMQSQFGILIARTDPDAPKHRGVSYFVCPMDLPGIEIRPIREMTGAALFNEVFFTDVRLPAEHLVGDEHDGWRLAKVTLGNERVSLSSGGALWGLGPSAGDLLDVVRAAGGVRDPAMRQRLAALHIEARVLDLIRLRTLSAQIAGRPPGPEASIRKVLADEHGQRIMELAKDLAGTSALLTDVGPFGRDVGPWHHGYLFARALTIGGGTGEVQRNILGERVLGLPHDVDVEAGRSWAETRRASASA
- a CDS encoding acyl-CoA synthetase, giving the protein MPGWNLADVWETIADRLPDATAQVQGPRRFTWAELDRRADGIAAALLAAGAQHQDKVAQYLYNGPEYIESMFGCFKAGLVPVNTNYRYMDDELAYLWDNADTVAVVFHGAFAGTIERVRGRVPRVRSWLWVDDGSGPCPDWATSYEEAATTATDGPVRGPWGRDGDDLMLLYTGGTTGMPKGVMWRQDDMAVVLDGDTRNPLPAEPDLAAVAARTVKPGPVGLPACPLMHGTGLFNSFTMLLQGGSVVTLTERHLDIVELLDTVERERVKGLIIVGDAFAKPIVRALDTEPARWDVSSLRVVFSSGVMWSEQAKQGLLRHNPRLLLVDALGSSEAIGMASSVSSADAGASATAQFRLGPNTKVITEDGREVAPGSGELGRVALRGRTPIGYYKDPEKSAATFQVIDGQRWSIPGDFAMVEADGTLRLLGRGSVCINTGGEKVYPEEVEEALKQHPAIHDAVAVGVPDERFGETVNAVVELEPGADLDEAEVIAHVKAHLAHYKAPRRLLPVDAIGRAANGKVDYKRLKAYAAEQVARPSR
- a CDS encoding acyl-CoA synthetase, with the protein product MAGWNFADVWETVTDVLPDAEAQVQGDRRTTWAAFDRRADGLAQLLLDGGARHQDKVAQYLYNCPEYLESVFALFKAGLVPVNTNYRYTDDELAYLWDNADAIGVVFHGTFAPTIERIRPRVPTVRHWFWVDDGSGPCPEWATPYEEAVATPNPGRVQGPWGRSGTDLFFIYTGGTTGMPKGVMWEQDTLARILFDAGKLVAPPPADLAELRARLEANGAGMAALPAAPLMHGTGCLVSLSALNGGGRIVLTESRHLDAAELLDRIEQEKVNMLIIVGDVFARPILAELDRSPGTRDLSSLFAVASSGVMWSEPVKQGLLKHHPGMLLIDALGSSEAVGMGTNISAGDNAAATARFSLGDSAVVITDDGRLVQPGSGELGRVGIRGLTPVGYYKDPDKSAATFPVIDGVRYSLPGDWATVEADGTITLLGRGSVCINTGGEKVFPEEVEEVLKHHPAVLDAVAVGMPDERWGETVNAVVELRDGAAFDEGDLIDHVKGHLAHFKAPKRVFTITTIGRGPNGKVDYKRMRAYASDQVGTTA